In Gemmatimonadota bacterium, the genomic stretch CCATAACCGGTCTTGATCTCCGCGGTTGTGGTGCCCAGCGCCAGCATTTCGTCGAGCCGGGCTGCGGCGGAGCGCGCGAGTTCGTCCACGGATGCCGCCCGCGTATGCCGGACGGTACTGACGATACCCCCACCCGCCGCCATGATTTCCAGGTACGAAGCGCCCTTGATCCGCAGTTCGAATTCCGCCGCCCGGTCTCCACCGAAGACCGTATGGGTATGGGCGTCCACGAAACCGGGACAAACGGCCCGGCCCGTGCAGTCGATCACACGTTCGGCCGTAAATGTCCCGTCCAGTTGCGTGGCTGGGGCGGCCGCCACGATCCGACCGTCTTTGACCGCCACGGCGCCGCACTCGATCACGCCGGCGTCCGCCATGGCCGTCCCGCGCTTCGGTCCGTGCGATGCGCAGGTCACGACCTGTTCCGCGTTGTGGAGGTACAGATCGACGGATTCCATGTTTCCCATCTTACGAAACGGCGGCGATCATCGAACCGGATTCTACGGTCTTGCCGGGACGCGTTCGACCCGTGGTGGTAATAGGATCAGTCCAGCGTTGGCCCGGGGACTTCCACCTTCTCTCCGACCGCGGCGACCACGTCGCCCTTAGCGACGAGTTCTCGTATGGATTCAAATAGCGGAGAAAGCGGGACGTCGCGGTCGAGGAAGGGGACATGCCGGCGAATCAACCGGTATGCCAGGCCGGTACCGGCGCCCAGCGCTTCCGGGGTGATTCCGGGTTCCCTGCATCTGAAATCGATGGCCTGGGCCGCGGCGATCAACTCGATGGCGACGATGGTCTCTACGTTCTCCACCACCTGAAGCGTGTGGTGCACCGACGCCGCGCCCATGCTCACGTGGTCTTCCGTGTTGGCGCCGCTCGGAATGGAGTCGGCGCTGGCCGGGTGGGCCAGCACCTTGTTCTCCGACGCCAGGGCCGCCGCCGTGTATTGGGCGAGCATCAGGCCGCTTTCCAGTCCGCCGTGGTCCGTGAGGAACATGGGCAAAATGCCTTCGTTGGAATCGGCGTCCACGAGCCGGGCCGAACGCCGCTCGCTCATGTTGCCCATGTCCGCGAGCGCCAGCTTCATGCTGTCCATGGCGACGGCAATGGGTTCGCCGTGGAAATTGCCCGCGCTGATGACTTCCGCGTCGTCGGGATCGTCACCGGCGAAGACCAGCGGATTGTCGTTCGCGGCGTTCAGTTCGATGCCCACGACCCATCGGGCGTAATCGATCGTGTCCCTGACCGTGCCGTGTACCTGGGGGACGCAGCGCAGCGTATAGGGATCCTGGACGTTGCCCGGATTGTCGGAACGCAGCAGCCGGCTGCCGTGCAGGATGTCCCGCAGGTATCCCGCGCAGGCGATCTGCCGGGGGTGGGGCCGTATGGCGTGCACCCGCGCGTCGTAGGCGCGGTCGGTGCCTGACAGCGCTTCCAGGGTCATGGCGGCGGCGATGTCCGCCGTGAGGGCCAGGTAAGTCGCCCGGTGGACCAGCAGGGCCCCGAGGCCGGCCATGAGCGTGGTGCCGTTCGTAAGGGCCAGACCTTCCTTGGCGCCCAGGATTACGGGCCGGAGGCCTGCTTCTTGCAGCGCGGACGCGCCGTCGAGACGACGGGACCGGTACATGGCCTCGCCTTCGCCGATAAGCACCAGGGACATGTGGGCCAGGGTCGCCAGGTCGCCGCTCGCGCCGAGGGATCCACGTCCGGGTATGCAGGGATGCACGCCCGCGTTCAGCATATCCACCATCAGTTGCACGACTTCGGTCCGGATGCCTGAATAGCCCATGGCGAGCGTATTGGCCCGGATAACCAGCATGGCCCGCACGGTCTCCTCGTCCAGTTCCGGACCGGTCCCGGCCGCGTGGCTCCGGATCAGGTTCAACTGCAGTTCGGCGACCTGGCCGGCCGAGATCAGCTTGTCCTTGAACCGGCCGAACCCCGTGGTGATGCCGTAGGCGATCCGCCCTTCCGAGACCAGGCGGTCCACGACCTCCCGGGACCGTTCCATGCGGGGAATAGCATCGGGGTGTACGGCAACCGAACGGCCCCGTGAGACGGCGACCACGTCGTCTATGGTGAGATCGTGGCCGGTGAGGGCCAGGGAGTTCCGGGAATCAGCCATATCCGACCACCGCTTCCGGTATTCATTCCATCATGGGGATCTCGACGCCGCGGGACTGTGCCACGGCCAGGGCTTCTTCGTAGCCGGCGTCGACGTGCCGGGCCACGCCCATCCCCGGGTCGTTGGTGAGCACGCGCTCCAGGCGCGCGGCCGCCTCGGGCGTGCCGTCGGCGACGATGACCTGTCCGGCGTGCAGGCTGTATCCGATGCCCACGCCGCCGCCATGGTGGTAGCTCACCCAGGTGGCGCCGCTCGCCGTGTTGATCAACGCGTTCAGTACGGGCCAGTCCGCGATGGCGTCCGAACCGTCCTTCATGGCCTCGGTCTCGCGGTTAGGGCTGGCGACGGAGCCGCTGTCCAGGTGGTCGCGGCCGATAACGATGGGCGCGCTGATCTCGCCGGAAGCGACCAGTTCATTGAATTTCAGTCCCGCCCGGGCCCTTTCGCCGTATCCCAGCCAGCAGATACGGGCCGGAAGCCCCTGGAATTCCACGTGACGCCGGGCCATGGTGATCCAGCGGAACAGGTGATCGTCCTCCGGAAACAGCTCGAGGATGGCCTGGTCCGTCCGGTAGATGTCCTCGGGATCTCCCGAAAGGGCGACCCAGCGGAAGGGGCCCTTGCCTTCGCAGAACAGGGGTCGGATGTAGGCCGGGACGAAGCCGGGATAGTCGAAGGCCTGCTCCACCCCGTTGTCATAGGCCCGCTGCCGCAGGTTGTTGCCGTAGTCGAAGACCACGGCCCCCTTCCGCTGCCACGCGAGCATGGCCTGGACGTGGACGGTCATTGAAGCGATGGAACGCTCCTGGTAGGCGTCCGGATCGCGCTCGCGCAACCGGCGCGCTGCTGCAGGGGACAGCCCGGCGGGGATGTACCCGTAGAGCGGGTCGTGGGCCGCGGTCTGGTCCGTGACCACGTCGGGTACGATCCCCCGGTCAATCAGTTCGGGAAGCACCTCGGCGGCGTTTCCGATCAGGGCGATCGACCGGGATTCGCCCGCGTCCAGCGCCTCGTCCACCCAGCTCAACGCGAGGTCGAGGTTCTCCGCCACGGTGTCCACCTGGCGAAGCTCCAG encodes the following:
- the hutH gene encoding histidine ammonia-lyase, translated to MADSRNSLALTGHDLTIDDVVAVSRGRSVAVHPDAIPRMERSREVVDRLVSEGRIAYGITTGFGRFKDKLISAGQVAELQLNLIRSHAAGTGPELDEETVRAMLVIRANTLAMGYSGIRTEVVQLMVDMLNAGVHPCIPGRGSLGASGDLATLAHMSLVLIGEGEAMYRSRRLDGASALQEAGLRPVILGAKEGLALTNGTTLMAGLGALLVHRATYLALTADIAAAMTLEALSGTDRAYDARVHAIRPHPRQIACAGYLRDILHGSRLLRSDNPGNVQDPYTLRCVPQVHGTVRDTIDYARWVVGIELNAANDNPLVFAGDDPDDAEVISAGNFHGEPIAVAMDSMKLALADMGNMSERRSARLVDADSNEGILPMFLTDHGGLESGLMLAQYTAAALASENKVLAHPASADSIPSGANTEDHVSMGAASVHHTLQVVENVETIVAIELIAAAQAIDFRCREPGITPEALGAGTGLAYRLIRRHVPFLDRDVPLSPLFESIRELVAKGDVVAAVGEKVEVPGPTLD
- the hutU gene encoding urocanate hydratase, with protein sequence MDKIVKAPTGTELHCRNWLIEAAYRMIQNNLDPQVAFDPENLVVYGGRGKAARNREALEAILNTLRNLEPDETLMVQSGKPVAVFRTHEDAPRVLIANSNMVPAWATQENFDAWEREGLTMYGQMTAGSWIYIGTQGILQGTYETFSALARKHGWGSLSGKLVVTAGLGEMGGAQALAITMNGGVGLLVEVDPWRARRRLELRQVDTVAENLDLALSWVDEALDAGESRSIALIGNAAEVLPELIDRGIVPDVVTDQTAAHDPLYGYIPAGLSPAAARRLRERDPDAYQERSIASMTVHVQAMLAWQRKGAVVFDYGNNLRQRAYDNGVEQAFDYPGFVPAYIRPLFCEGKGPFRWVALSGDPEDIYRTDQAILELFPEDDHLFRWITMARRHVEFQGLPARICWLGYGERARAGLKFNELVASGEISAPIVIGRDHLDSGSVASPNRETEAMKDGSDAIADWPVLNALINTASGATWVSYHHGGGVGIGYSLHAGQVIVADGTPEAAARLERVLTNDPGMGVARHVDAGYEEALAVAQSRGVEIPMME